From one Rhopalosiphum padi isolate XX-2018 chromosome 2, ASM2088224v1, whole genome shotgun sequence genomic stretch:
- the LOC132922788 gene encoding uncharacterized protein LOC132922788 isoform X3, protein MRPVCQGTYLKDTTTWSDMQYEAEDTVSETKYYYPKKRFLEKAEMEADQIDMAERNLSTRNQSPTNHLGVSTKCLKETILQCRNAFKDDPKKPNTEASEFLQRTFGDVTKNNNIDTEENMNLCVQTAQNQKTEPYYRSGYKKFTLRRNEEDSNDSNVIETPTVVEQLPVNLSEQIEVNEPRGRINRACKGVRYQQFMNDTLSKRQNKKMGPKKLVSTGDTVTKRRKGKKNNIKEENNQAPDINSLPIQSRRETRNSAKVAALRKLKENSDEIIEDNKRKLISDDITKELDSTSIMVVPKKRFRTNENDNKCEIAEEPKRLPSPISSETSSSRLSSPESSASSTSTHVHYKKRVSRTFAESQSNTNSTSSDSNVNLQTLADVALRGIPL, encoded by the exons TGCCAAGGAACATATCTTAAAGATACAACTACATGGTCAGATATGCAATACGAAGCGGAAGATACAGTtagtgaaacaaaatattattacccaAAAAAGAGGTTTTTGGAAAAAGCTGAAATG gaagCAGATCAAATTGATATGGCAGAAAGAAATTTATCTACTCGAAATCAATCTCCAACTAACCATTTAGGAGTATCTACTAAGTGTTTAAAAGAGACTATTCTGCAATGTCGTAATGCTTTCAAGGATGATCCCAAAAAGCCTAATACTGAAGCATCCGAGTTCCTACAGCGTACTTTTGGTGATGTTaccaagaataataatatagacactGAGGAAAATATGAATCTCTGTGTTCAAACTGCTCAAAATCAAAAGACTGAACCATATTATCGGTCTGGGTACAAAAAATTCACTTTAAGACGTAATGAAGAAGACTCAAATGATTCAAACGTTATAGAAACTCCTACAGTGGTTGAACAGTTACCAGTTAACTTAAGTGAACAAATTGAAGTAAATGAACCAAGAGGAAGAATAAATAGGGCTTGTAAAGGAGTACGTTACCAACAATTCATGAACGATACATTATCAAaacgtcaaaataaaaaaat GGGACCAAAAAAGTTAGTAAGCACTGGTGATACTGTTACAAAACGTCGCAAGGGtaagaaaaataacattaaagaaGAAAATAATCAAGCTCCTGACATAAATTCATTACCTATTCAATCTCGTCGTGAAACAAGAAATAGTGCCAAAGTAGCTGCACTGcgcaaattaaaagaaaatagtgACGAAATAATTGAAGATAATAAAAGAAAACTGAT ttctgATGATATAACTAAAGAACTAGATTCCACCTCAATTATGGTAGTTCCTAAAAAACGTTTCAGaacaaa tgaaAATGACAATAAATGTGAAATTGCTGAGGAACCAAAAAGACTGCCATCACCAATATCTTCAGAAACTAGTTCCAGTAGATTGTCAAGTCCAGAATCCAGCGCCAGTAGTACCTCTACACATGTTCACTATAAAAAGCGTGTATCGCGAACATTTGCTGAAAGTCAAAGTAATACAA attCAACTTCGTCTGACTCCAATGTCAACTTACAAACTTTGGCAGATGTTGCCTTGCGAGGTATTCCACTTTGA
- the LOC132922788 gene encoding uncharacterized protein LOC132922788 isoform X2 encodes MSVNVGLEDSYQNSHNGAFQSCRPIKALMMYVQRRNSIMGTETCDNNIRMPSNSWSDSTSQNIHLKLTCQGTYLKDTTTWSDMQYEAEDTVSETKYYYPKKRFLEKAEMEADQIDMAERNLSTRNQSPTNHLGVSTKCLKETILQCRNAFKDDPKKPNTEASEFLQRTFGDVTKNNNIDTEENMNLCVQTAQNQKTEPYYRSGYKKFTLRRNEEDSNDSNVIETPTVVEQLPVNLSEQIEVNEPRGRINRACKGVRYQQFMNDTLSKRQNKKMGPKKLVSTGDTVTKRRKGKKNNIKEENNQAPDINSLPIQSRRETRNSAKVAALRKLKENSDEIIEDNKRKLISDDITKELDSTSIMVVPKKRFRTNENDNKCEIAEEPKRLPSPISSETSSSRLSSPESSASSTSTHVHYKKRVSRTFAESQNSTSSDSNVNLQTLADVALRGIPL; translated from the exons ATGAGCGTTAATGTTGGTCTTGAAGACTCTTATCAAAATAGTCACAATGGTGCTTTTCAATCTTGTAGACCCATTAAAGCTCTGATGATGTATGTACAACGTAGAAATTCAATAATGGGGACTGAAACATGTGACAACAATATTAGGATGCCCTCAAATAGTTGGTCTGATAGTACATCGCAAAATATACATCTCAAATTAACA TGCCAAGGAACATATCTTAAAGATACAACTACATGGTCAGATATGCAATACGAAGCGGAAGATACAGTtagtgaaacaaaatattattacccaAAAAAGAGGTTTTTGGAAAAAGCTGAAATG gaagCAGATCAAATTGATATGGCAGAAAGAAATTTATCTACTCGAAATCAATCTCCAACTAACCATTTAGGAGTATCTACTAAGTGTTTAAAAGAGACTATTCTGCAATGTCGTAATGCTTTCAAGGATGATCCCAAAAAGCCTAATACTGAAGCATCCGAGTTCCTACAGCGTACTTTTGGTGATGTTaccaagaataataatatagacactGAGGAAAATATGAATCTCTGTGTTCAAACTGCTCAAAATCAAAAGACTGAACCATATTATCGGTCTGGGTACAAAAAATTCACTTTAAGACGTAATGAAGAAGACTCAAATGATTCAAACGTTATAGAAACTCCTACAGTGGTTGAACAGTTACCAGTTAACTTAAGTGAACAAATTGAAGTAAATGAACCAAGAGGAAGAATAAATAGGGCTTGTAAAGGAGTACGTTACCAACAATTCATGAACGATACATTATCAAaacgtcaaaataaaaaaat GGGACCAAAAAAGTTAGTAAGCACTGGTGATACTGTTACAAAACGTCGCAAGGGtaagaaaaataacattaaagaaGAAAATAATCAAGCTCCTGACATAAATTCATTACCTATTCAATCTCGTCGTGAAACAAGAAATAGTGCCAAAGTAGCTGCACTGcgcaaattaaaagaaaatagtgACGAAATAATTGAAGATAATAAAAGAAAACTGAT ttctgATGATATAACTAAAGAACTAGATTCCACCTCAATTATGGTAGTTCCTAAAAAACGTTTCAGaacaaa tgaaAATGACAATAAATGTGAAATTGCTGAGGAACCAAAAAGACTGCCATCACCAATATCTTCAGAAACTAGTTCCAGTAGATTGTCAAGTCCAGAATCCAGCGCCAGTAGTACCTCTACACATGTTCACTATAAAAAGCGTGTATCGCGAACATTTGCTGAAAGTCAAA attCAACTTCGTCTGACTCCAATGTCAACTTACAAACTTTGGCAGATGTTGCCTTGCGAGGTATTCCACTTTGA
- the LOC132922087 gene encoding GILT-like protein 1 gives MKSLVFVVAVAAFATVSADRIKRAPLKVSVYYESHCPDSRDFIITQLHPHFCKVQQYLNLNLVPFGKAHSSDQGFTCQHGPKECRGNTIHNCVLKRIQDSKAQVDYVNCAMYDPDQPGHIEKTCVEESGVDVNQIQTCFTSSEGYQMMLNAEKETKAMTPGPLFVPTIVFNDEYNDDDQNHAFVSFESTLCEKLVSHGYTEVCSNGVIKNTQTC, from the exons atgaagAGTTTAGTATTCGTGGTAGCTGTGGCTGCTTTCGCTACGGTTTCAGCCGACAGGATCAAACGCGCCCca ttgaaagTTTCGGTTTACTATGAATCTCATTGTCCGGACAGCAGAGATTTCATTATTACACAACTCCATCCACATTTCTGTAAAGTACAACAATACTTAAACTTGAACTTGGTGCCTTTCGGTAAAGCAcat agttCGGATCAAGGTTTCACTTGCCAGCACGGACCTAAAGAATGCCGTggtaatacaatacataactgTGTTTTGAAACGCATACAAGATTCTAAAGCTCAAGTAGACTATGTGAATTGTGCCATGTACGATCCGGACCAACCAGGACACATTGAAAAAACG TGTGTCGAAGAGAGTGGCGTTGACGTCAACCAAATACAAACATGTTTTACCTCATCGGAGGGTTATCAGATGATGTTAAATGCTGAAAAAGAAACAAAAGCAATGACACCTGGACCGTTGTTTGTGCCTACTATTGTGTTTAACGAT GAATACAATGACGATGATCAAAATCACGCGTTCGTGAGCTTCGAATCAACGCTTTGTGAGAAACTAGTAAGTCACGGATATACGGAAGTGTGCTCGAATGGTGTTATCAAAAACACTCAAACATGTTGA
- the LOC132921581 gene encoding uncharacterized protein LOC132921581 isoform X2 — MVSVLALATYSLAAPSTRPQPQTAKSAEDQTARDTLLELAAALMTGGAIASVAGGRKTDVHHHNDGQSHKPQHHHAISTLIHLFLTIGSAFAPLVGAIVGPLLTNVANGITWAISHTIASGFSPPHGLFSPELGHGTDHIKEHLTSYAAEGQSETGSDAIHQVQQPVAAVEPSEPATVDDTRHEVKKII, encoded by the exons ATGGTGTCCGTGTTGGCGTTGGCCACTTATTCACTGGCCGCGCCGTCCACCAGACCACAGCCGCAGACGGCCAAGTCGGCCGAGGACCAGACGGCCCGGGACACGCTACTCGAACTCGCCGCGGCCCTGATGACCGGCGGAGCCATAGCGTCGGTGGCGGGCGGCCGGAAAACGGATGTGCACCACCACAATGATGGTCAAAGTCACAAGCCGCAACACCACCACGCCATTTCCACGTTAATTCACTTGTTTCTGACCATCGGTAGCGCGTTTGCTCCACTGGTGGGTGCCATCGTCGGGCCGCTGTTGACCAATGTAGCTAATGGCATAACGTGGGCCATATCACACACAATTGCTTCTG GATTTTCACCTCCACACGGATTATTCTCGCCGGAACTCGGCCACGGAACCGATCACATCAAAGAACACCTGACGTCTTACGCTGCCGAAGGTCAATCCGAAACGGGCTCTGACGCGATTCATCAAGTACAGCAACCCGTCGCGGCTGTGGAACCGTCTGAACCAGCGACGGTCGATGACACCAGACATGAAgtgaagaaaataatatga
- the LOC132921581 gene encoding uncharacterized protein LOC132921581 isoform X1, producing the protein MTFKGLKLMVSVLALATYSLAAPSTRPQPQTAKSAEDQTARDTLLELAAALMTGGAIASVAGGRKTDVHHHNDGQSHKPQHHHAISTLIHLFLTIGSAFAPLVGAIVGPLLTNVANGITWAISHTIASGFSPPHGLFSPELGHGTDHIKEHLTSYAAEGQSETGSDAIHQVQQPVAAVEPSEPATVDDTRHEVKKII; encoded by the exons ATGACC TTTAAAGGCTTGAAACTGATGGTGTCCGTGTTGGCGTTGGCCACTTATTCACTGGCCGCGCCGTCCACCAGACCACAGCCGCAGACGGCCAAGTCGGCCGAGGACCAGACGGCCCGGGACACGCTACTCGAACTCGCCGCGGCCCTGATGACCGGCGGAGCCATAGCGTCGGTGGCGGGCGGCCGGAAAACGGATGTGCACCACCACAATGATGGTCAAAGTCACAAGCCGCAACACCACCACGCCATTTCCACGTTAATTCACTTGTTTCTGACCATCGGTAGCGCGTTTGCTCCACTGGTGGGTGCCATCGTCGGGCCGCTGTTGACCAATGTAGCTAATGGCATAACGTGGGCCATATCACACACAATTGCTTCTG GATTTTCACCTCCACACGGATTATTCTCGCCGGAACTCGGCCACGGAACCGATCACATCAAAGAACACCTGACGTCTTACGCTGCCGAAGGTCAATCCGAAACGGGCTCTGACGCGATTCATCAAGTACAGCAACCCGTCGCGGCTGTGGAACCGTCTGAACCAGCGACGGTCGATGACACCAGACATGAAgtgaagaaaataatatga
- the LOC132920989 gene encoding uncharacterized protein LOC132920989, translated as MTFKSITFKCTLLVALAFVGCTLARPEVPTSESAVQSTLSVDNVQQIQATLREALPLYRMATKSAHKEHGHHGKLSVVHLILIIGKVLAPLVGAIIEPLLVNVAKGITWAITYSLATGFDKPPSYEHFVPALEHHGDGGDDDDDGDTEYESHKPVSYSLKELPGLALQLTSTVLAESGVSQPAQQAEAMEKAERKLVGLLLQDNKPPAIH; from the exons ATGACTTTT AAATCCATCACGTTCAAGTGCACTTTGCTGGTGGCATTGGCGTTCGTCGGCTGCACACTCGCTCGTCCCGAGGTTCCGACGTCTGAGTCAGCGGTGCAGTCAACACTGTCGGTGGACAATGTGCAGCAGATCCAAGCGACGCTCAGAGAAGCCCTTCCGCTATACAGGATGGCCACGAAGTCGGCGCACAAGGAACATGGCCATCACGGGAAACTGTCGGTCGTCCATCTGATATTAATCATCGGCAAAGTGTTAGCGCCACTCGTGGGCGCCATCATCGAACCGCTGCTCGTCAACGTGGCCAAAGGCATCACATGGGCGATCACGTACTCGTTGGCAACTg GATTCGACAAGCCGCCAAGTTACGAGCACTTTGTACCGGCGTTGGAACACCACGGCGATGGcggcgacgatgacgacgacggtgATACGGAATACGAATCACACAAGCCAGTCAGTTATTCGCTGAAAGAGCTCCCTGGACTGGCGCTACAGCTGACTAGCACTGTGCTGGCCGAGTCCGGGGTGAGTCAACCGGCACAGCAAGCCGAGGCCATGGAAAAGGCCGAAAGGAAGCTTGTGGGCCTACTGCTGCAAGACAATAAACCACCGGCGATACATTGA
- the LOC132922788 gene encoding uncharacterized protein LOC132922788 isoform X4 — MQYEAEDTVSETKYYYPKKRFLEKAEMEADQIDMAERNLSTRNQSPTNHLGVSTKCLKETILQCRNAFKDDPKKPNTEASEFLQRTFGDVTKNNNIDTEENMNLCVQTAQNQKTEPYYRSGYKKFTLRRNEEDSNDSNVIETPTVVEQLPVNLSEQIEVNEPRGRINRACKGVRYQQFMNDTLSKRQNKKMGPKKLVSTGDTVTKRRKGKKNNIKEENNQAPDINSLPIQSRRETRNSAKVAALRKLKENSDEIIEDNKRKLISDDITKELDSTSIMVVPKKRFRTNENDNKCEIAEEPKRLPSPISSETSSSRLSSPESSASSTSTHVHYKKRVSRTFAESQSNTNSTSSDSNVNLQTLADVALRGIPL; from the exons ATGCAATACGAAGCGGAAGATACAGTtagtgaaacaaaatattattacccaAAAAAGAGGTTTTTGGAAAAAGCTGAAATG gaagCAGATCAAATTGATATGGCAGAAAGAAATTTATCTACTCGAAATCAATCTCCAACTAACCATTTAGGAGTATCTACTAAGTGTTTAAAAGAGACTATTCTGCAATGTCGTAATGCTTTCAAGGATGATCCCAAAAAGCCTAATACTGAAGCATCCGAGTTCCTACAGCGTACTTTTGGTGATGTTaccaagaataataatatagacactGAGGAAAATATGAATCTCTGTGTTCAAACTGCTCAAAATCAAAAGACTGAACCATATTATCGGTCTGGGTACAAAAAATTCACTTTAAGACGTAATGAAGAAGACTCAAATGATTCAAACGTTATAGAAACTCCTACAGTGGTTGAACAGTTACCAGTTAACTTAAGTGAACAAATTGAAGTAAATGAACCAAGAGGAAGAATAAATAGGGCTTGTAAAGGAGTACGTTACCAACAATTCATGAACGATACATTATCAAaacgtcaaaataaaaaaat GGGACCAAAAAAGTTAGTAAGCACTGGTGATACTGTTACAAAACGTCGCAAGGGtaagaaaaataacattaaagaaGAAAATAATCAAGCTCCTGACATAAATTCATTACCTATTCAATCTCGTCGTGAAACAAGAAATAGTGCCAAAGTAGCTGCACTGcgcaaattaaaagaaaatagtgACGAAATAATTGAAGATAATAAAAGAAAACTGAT ttctgATGATATAACTAAAGAACTAGATTCCACCTCAATTATGGTAGTTCCTAAAAAACGTTTCAGaacaaa tgaaAATGACAATAAATGTGAAATTGCTGAGGAACCAAAAAGACTGCCATCACCAATATCTTCAGAAACTAGTTCCAGTAGATTGTCAAGTCCAGAATCCAGCGCCAGTAGTACCTCTACACATGTTCACTATAAAAAGCGTGTATCGCGAACATTTGCTGAAAGTCAAAGTAATACAA attCAACTTCGTCTGACTCCAATGTCAACTTACAAACTTTGGCAGATGTTGCCTTGCGAGGTATTCCACTTTGA
- the LOC132918943 gene encoding uncharacterized protein LOC132918943: MMISLTVVMLYSLGFVLPVYGIKVYQHLPLVLMIGPIIDKNMRTLGIENLTNDNSWNSKDFDVFLMSVSGLKPFIILRETEDENRDTDGDQKAMYKTEELKPEIDLNKIQYFSKSYHIGRIHLEQINTLRLLHRTKKNKF, from the exons atgatg ATTTCATTGACAGTTGTGATGCTTTATAGCTTAGGATTTGTTCTTCCTGTCTATGGCATTAAAGTTTATCAACATTTACCTTTGGTTCTTATGATTGGACCtattatcgataaaaatatgCGTACGTTGGGTATAGAAAACCTAACAAATGACA ATTCGTGGAATAGTAAAGACTTCGACGTGTTTTTGATGTCAGTTTCTGGATTAAAACCCTTTATCATATTAAGAGAAACCGAGGATGAAAATAGAGATACAGATGGTGATCAAAAAGCTATGTATAAGACCGAAGAGTTAAAGCcagaaattgatttaaataaaatacaatacttttCAAAGTCTTATCATATAGGACGCATTCACTTAGAGCAAATTAATACGCTTCGATTACTccacagaacaaaaaaaaataagttttaa
- the LOC132922788 gene encoding uncharacterized protein LOC132922788 isoform X1 — protein MSVNVGLEDSYQNSHNGAFQSCRPIKALMMYVQRRNSIMGTETCDNNIRMPSNSWSDSTSQNIHLKLTCQGTYLKDTTTWSDMQYEAEDTVSETKYYYPKKRFLEKAEMEADQIDMAERNLSTRNQSPTNHLGVSTKCLKETILQCRNAFKDDPKKPNTEASEFLQRTFGDVTKNNNIDTEENMNLCVQTAQNQKTEPYYRSGYKKFTLRRNEEDSNDSNVIETPTVVEQLPVNLSEQIEVNEPRGRINRACKGVRYQQFMNDTLSKRQNKKMGPKKLVSTGDTVTKRRKGKKNNIKEENNQAPDINSLPIQSRRETRNSAKVAALRKLKENSDEIIEDNKRKLISDDITKELDSTSIMVVPKKRFRTNENDNKCEIAEEPKRLPSPISSETSSSRLSSPESSASSTSTHVHYKKRVSRTFAESQSNTNSTSSDSNVNLQTLADVALRGIPL, from the exons ATGAGCGTTAATGTTGGTCTTGAAGACTCTTATCAAAATAGTCACAATGGTGCTTTTCAATCTTGTAGACCCATTAAAGCTCTGATGATGTATGTACAACGTAGAAATTCAATAATGGGGACTGAAACATGTGACAACAATATTAGGATGCCCTCAAATAGTTGGTCTGATAGTACATCGCAAAATATACATCTCAAATTAACA TGCCAAGGAACATATCTTAAAGATACAACTACATGGTCAGATATGCAATACGAAGCGGAAGATACAGTtagtgaaacaaaatattattacccaAAAAAGAGGTTTTTGGAAAAAGCTGAAATG gaagCAGATCAAATTGATATGGCAGAAAGAAATTTATCTACTCGAAATCAATCTCCAACTAACCATTTAGGAGTATCTACTAAGTGTTTAAAAGAGACTATTCTGCAATGTCGTAATGCTTTCAAGGATGATCCCAAAAAGCCTAATACTGAAGCATCCGAGTTCCTACAGCGTACTTTTGGTGATGTTaccaagaataataatatagacactGAGGAAAATATGAATCTCTGTGTTCAAACTGCTCAAAATCAAAAGACTGAACCATATTATCGGTCTGGGTACAAAAAATTCACTTTAAGACGTAATGAAGAAGACTCAAATGATTCAAACGTTATAGAAACTCCTACAGTGGTTGAACAGTTACCAGTTAACTTAAGTGAACAAATTGAAGTAAATGAACCAAGAGGAAGAATAAATAGGGCTTGTAAAGGAGTACGTTACCAACAATTCATGAACGATACATTATCAAaacgtcaaaataaaaaaat GGGACCAAAAAAGTTAGTAAGCACTGGTGATACTGTTACAAAACGTCGCAAGGGtaagaaaaataacattaaagaaGAAAATAATCAAGCTCCTGACATAAATTCATTACCTATTCAATCTCGTCGTGAAACAAGAAATAGTGCCAAAGTAGCTGCACTGcgcaaattaaaagaaaatagtgACGAAATAATTGAAGATAATAAAAGAAAACTGAT ttctgATGATATAACTAAAGAACTAGATTCCACCTCAATTATGGTAGTTCCTAAAAAACGTTTCAGaacaaa tgaaAATGACAATAAATGTGAAATTGCTGAGGAACCAAAAAGACTGCCATCACCAATATCTTCAGAAACTAGTTCCAGTAGATTGTCAAGTCCAGAATCCAGCGCCAGTAGTACCTCTACACATGTTCACTATAAAAAGCGTGTATCGCGAACATTTGCTGAAAGTCAAAGTAATACAA attCAACTTCGTCTGACTCCAATGTCAACTTACAAACTTTGGCAGATGTTGCCTTGCGAGGTATTCCACTTTGA